The following proteins are encoded in a genomic region of Streptomyces collinus Tu 365:
- a CDS encoding DNA polymerase ligase N-terminal domain-containing protein, with the protein MATEDPLRTYRGKRDFERTREPSGNAAAASAERPRFVVQIHDARRMHFDFRLQVGDVLRSWAVPKGPSADPGDKRMAVPTEDHPLEYEDFEGVIPKGEYGGGTVIVWDRGTYEPLSHDRRGRPVDFAESLERGHASFRLHGSKLHGEYALTRFRGGADEEEAWLLVHKGAARADGHGTPDPRRARSVRTGRTLAQVLADDRRR; encoded by the coding sequence GTGGCTACGGAGGACCCGCTGCGGACCTACCGCGGCAAACGCGACTTCGAGCGGACCCGCGAACCGTCGGGGAACGCGGCAGCGGCCTCCGCCGAGCGGCCCCGGTTCGTGGTGCAGATCCACGACGCGCGCCGGATGCACTTCGACTTCCGGCTCCAGGTCGGCGACGTGCTCAGGTCCTGGGCCGTGCCCAAGGGACCCTCGGCGGACCCCGGGGACAAGCGGATGGCGGTGCCCACCGAGGACCATCCGCTGGAGTACGAGGACTTCGAGGGCGTGATCCCGAAGGGCGAGTACGGCGGGGGCACCGTGATCGTCTGGGACCGCGGCACGTACGAGCCGCTCAGTCACGACCGCCGGGGCCGCCCGGTGGACTTCGCGGAGTCGCTGGAGCGGGGGCACGCCTCCTTCCGGCTGCACGGCTCCAAGCTGCACGGCGAGTACGCGCTCACCCGGTTCCGCGGCGGCGCGGACGAGGAGGAGGCCTGGCTGCTGGTGCACAAGGGCGCCGCCCGGGCGGACGGCCACGGCACCCCGGACCCGCGCCGGGCCCGCTCGGTGCGCACCGGCCGCACCCTCGCCCAGGTCCTCGCCGACGACCGGCGGAGGTGA